In the genome of Juglans microcarpa x Juglans regia isolate MS1-56 chromosome 6S, Jm3101_v1.0, whole genome shotgun sequence, the window TGAAAGCAGAAGCCTGCTCGAATTATAAATGAtacatacccgacaaaacttGACTCGACTCAGTTAAGACTCGCTCGTTTATACTCAAGTCGACTCGTTAGcacgactcgattaaaactcattcatatattgataaatatatacatacacctatgtatatacacacacacatatatttgtaataactaataatataagcataccacttttataattaaatatataatatgtaatctaaatGTCTATATAGCGAATAtacttcataaatatattttataataattagtcgataaaatttaataatttcatatactagtatgtgggaatcatatatgaaatagatatatgctatcatattaagtgtatgtaggcatataatatattgttgtttttgataagtattaactagttagatattaattatttataaatttttaaaattttataattcaatagaggttctacttgttagttgtataaattcaatattagattttttattttatttattcattttattaattattaaatcctattcaaacaattaaaaaaataaacagttcgagttcgagctcgagctcggctcggATCGACTCAaactcgtttgtgggacgagctcaagctcgagtttagagtttagcttatcgagtcaagctcgaacaaagaataaaaaaaatctcgagctcgagtattttgagtcgagtcgagttcgaCAAGCTAAAAACCGGCTTAACTCGGCTCGATTACAACCCTATGTGGAGGTCAAAAGTGTGGACAATGGAGTTGGAATAGTTAAGCTTATGGGCAGGGACTTCTAACTTTATGAATTAGGTGTCTTCAGGGGAAAATGTGGGACGTTAATGGACCATGGAGTTACTGTTGTTGGGTGTGCTCGTGTGACTTGGGAGTTGTTCGATGAATTGTCTGAAGAGATTTTTGCTAATTACTTCAACAAGTGTGGTGTTAGTGGGCCTTTCTAGTATGCATGTGGAGCTACCATCTAGGTactttttttggatttaatggcTATAGAGATAAGAAGAAAGCCTCCCCATGCTTATACCGTTTCTAAAATTGTTAATGCTTGTTGGAAAACTGCCATATACATTGCTTTCCTTGCCTTAGTTTTGTTTCTAATATTAGTGTAACTTCAATATTGCTCCTTGGTGAATCTACTATTGTCAATGCACGTGAACATTTATGCTGCTAGTTTTCTCATACCACTTGGGGTTTTCTTTGCCACAATGCCACATGAGGCTCTTGATATTatcaagaaattcatgaataaACCTGTATTGATTCTAGAAAATTCTGACTCTTTCCTAGAGAGGTTGGTTCTGGAAAAGGTTTTTCAGAGGGGGAGTTTGCGAATGTGTACTATACAAAGAGCTTGGCAGGAATCTCTTTCAAATGGTGGTAATAAATTGGGCAAAAGGGTAAATATTGCACCTAGACTACTTGATATATTTCCACTTATGGGTGTTTGTGGGTGGTATGAGATAAATTTACTAAACCCTTACGGATATCAGTTCACAGAAGAACAAAAATGGTGGCCCTTTGATAgaggaaaagggaaagaaatgggGGGAACTCAATTGGTGAACCAAGTTTTTGATATTATTGAGAGCTTGGGGAATGGAAGACAGGAAGATAATAATCCAAAACTTCTTAGGCACTTTGCCTTTGGTGCAAAGGTGGTATTGAATCCCACGGCTACAATGTTTGGGAGTattaagtcattgaatactgatagatAAGTGAAGCTGCCAAAAGGAAAAGGGCTACCACCGAGTCAGTGTCGATAGGAATTCAGAAGCGTAGTGAAATGTTATGATCCTGAGGATTAAAGGATTAATCAAAATAGTATCCAACATTCCTATGACTTTGGGATCAATCGTTGGTTCTTTAACTTGTACAAATTGAACAAGGAAGAATTAAATAAACCTAAAAAACTCTAACATTTGTAGATCgaacacatcaaaataaaaaaccctaCAATTTTAGATCAAAACCCTAACATGCGTGCATTGATCTCCATTTGAAGGAAATGTAGTTTGAACataataatagattttgatttcctgttttttttttttaaataaatccaCGTAGCATGCCACATTAGTCGTGATCCAACCTCGAGAGAAACTCGGTAGCTGTAAaactatctttttattttaaacacgAGACGGGAGGAAACAAGTGGCAAgtcaaaaatatatagagataattATTAAACAGTTTTTGTacaattatttgaataaaatattatttatttctcaatttaaattcatcataaaacattaattcaaataataatattttctaatgaaattataataattattattgaatAGTTATCTTCAATCAATGCTTGAGACAGCTGGAGCAACCCAAAGAAAGTTGGGTCTCACATCGGGACTGTCCATCGAAAACCAAACATGTAAAGTCTcgtcattttactttttttttttttggtctcaTTTCTCTGGTTTCGGCGCAAGACAACTGTTACGTACACACAAATATGATgggaaattaaatttataaattgacatatttttataaaatttattagatttattttataataaaaataattgtataataagATTTgttatatcaaatcatatctattttagaaataatatttggagTTAGACTGTGTAAGAACTGtacactcttttaaaaaatgattaactatgaaatttataataaaattattattttaataataaattcattcatttttaaaaataatgtgcACTCTTGCacaacttattattatatatgatattattattattactattttgttGGTAGCATTTTAAGcttgaaaattctcatatttatagggaaaaaaactaataatcGTTGAgatcttatataaaatttgtgcAAAATGGGGCAGAGCGTTGATGACATAACCGGGATAAGTAAGCATGCAATTTTGGCAACTGggaaatactctctctctctatatatatatatatatacacatatatatatatggaaaatattttatccataaatgaattacataaaagtaattttacaaattgatgtagtttgATGTAGTTCaccaaattgtaaagttatttttattgtaaaatagaccTAACAGATTAGATAAAGTCACGTcagttttttatattattttgtgtaattattttgtagatGTAATAGtattctctctatatatatagtcaaacACGGTAACAGAGAAATTAAATGTCGAAACCCTAAAGTTATCCGAGTTCATTGCTATACCGATTATATTGAAGTTGGGGGTACTTATCTATGTtatggaaagaagaagaaaactatAGAATGAGTGGTCATTGCTCAAGTTGATCAGCAAGCTGAAATTTACCTAATCCGACCAAAAGTTAGCTTGATCTCTAAAGTTATCCTTGTGGGTTCATTTATGGTTCAAAGTCACACGTTCATTTACTTCCCATTAAGCAGCATGACTTGCTTAATTCCTCGTAGCGTCGCACGTACGTAACAATTGTGGGTCCATTTATGGATAAAATTTACACGTTCATTTACTCCCCATTAATCAATATGCATGACTTGCTTCCTCCTCAACCACAACaaagaattaaatatatatagaagcaCCGACTTAGATCAGTTCAAATTTTAGCGCTTGCTAGCTAGGTTAAGCTACAAAATGGTAACGAGTTTAGAAacgttattttatatatttagtctTTCGACAAGATATTATTACAATCTCATCATCTCTCATGAGTATGAAGTTTGGCGTTTGCATTTTGCACATGACTACGAGGTCATGTGCTGATCACCAAGCAACATCCTAATTAAGCTTTTATTACATCATGACATAAATACTACTAGTTCTATGGTGGCATTATTGCTTCAAGGGCAGAAGGTAACCTTGTAGTTAGTCCCACCATTGCATGTAAATGTGCTGGTTTGGTCATCCTTAGGGTAACTGTAAGCATCGGGGCAACGCTCCTTGAAAAATCTGGAATAATTTGTAGGGGCACAACTCCCAGAGTTGCAACAGTATTGATTGGTCTTGAATACAGTGCATGGATTGTTACATCCACCAGGGGCCCTCAACTCATTGGGGCATTGCCCGTTGATATCTGCAGTACATCTTATCCCACGGGTGCACCCATTAGAGGTGGGGCTAAATTCCATAGGAACATTAAACCCGTCAACAAGGGAGATATCAAAGAAATCTAAATTGTTAAACTGGTTTAATGCGTATTCTGCTAAGGTGTTTGGGGGTACACCATAGGCTTGGCATCGGAGAAGCCCACCGCAATCACCGGTTTGGCATTTGCCGCGCCCAGCCCCATCGAAATTGCACCCAGTTCGTGGCCAGATGCGAGCCCCTTTGGTGCCTGCGGCAACATCAAGGTTCCAAGTTC includes:
- the LOC121237610 gene encoding protein P21-like, which encodes MHLPSTKYSNKYIFPFSKMSLSKTLSTCCFLYALCFSLAHAARFVITNNCPYTVWAGAVPGGGMQLNPRGGTWNLDVAAGTKGARIWPRTGCNFDGAGRGKCQTGDCGGLLRCQAYGVPPNTLAEYALNQFNNLDFFDISLVDGFNVPMEFSPTSNGCTRGIRCTADINGQCPNELRAPGGCNNPCTVFKTNQYCCNSGSCAPTNYSRFFKERCPDAYSYPKDDQTSTFTCNGGTNYKVTFCP